From bacterium:
ATACGAGGCCGTGAAGGCCAGCGGCGGCCGGGCCCTCCTTCTCTTCACGTCCAGCCAAGCGCTGAAAGACGCCTACAATCTGCTGGCGCGCGACTTCGAGTACCTGGGATTCGCCTGCCACCGCCAGGGAGAAGCGCCGTCCACGCGGCTCATCCAGCGATTCCGGGAGGATGTCACCAGCGTGCTCTTCGCCACGCGGACCTTCTTCCAGGGCGTGGACGTGCCGGGCGAGGCCCTGTCCCTGGTGGCCCTGGACCGCCTGCCTTTCCCATCACCCACCGACCCGGTGATGGACTACATCGCCGAGCATGATCCGAAGGGATGGTTCCGCCTGCACAGCCTGCCCACGGCCCTCATCACCTGGCGCCAGATCTTCGGCCGGCTCATCCGCCGGCACGATGACCGCGGCGTGGTGCTGCTCCTGGATGGCCGGGTGGAATCGAAGCAGTACGGCCGCCAGTTCCTCAAGGCCATTCCCGGCGGGATGATCAGCCGCGAGGTGGCGGCCATCGGCTCCTTCCTGGCCGACCCGGAGGATCCCTTCGCATGAGTGCCACAACAACGACTACAGTAACTATCAAGTGTGATGTGTGCGGAAAGGAGTGCGATCCGTACAAGGGGCCGACTAGGATCCACCTTGGCGGCTACGGCACGGACGTCGTTTACTCATTGTTCTTGTCGCACAGAGTGGATCTGCAGTGCAATGCCGCTACCCACATCTGCAAGGCCTGCTTCGTCAATAAGGTTGGCGAGTGGGCGCGAGCTGAGGCCCGCCCATGAGCGCGCCCATCCTGGTGGACAGCCTGATCCGGATTCCAGTGCGGGACCTTGCGCCCCGCACGCGCGAACTGCTGGAGAAAGCGCTGTCCTACCCGAACCCCGCCTATCAGCAAGCCAAGGCCCGGGGCAAGCAGACCCCGCGCGAGAAGGTGGACGGCGTCTGGCAGCTGGTCCCCAAGTGCCTGGATGGCTTCCACGTGGACGAGCGGGGCCGGTGGTGCGCGCCGCGGGGGGCGGTGGGCCTTCTGCGAGAGCACCTGCAACCTTGGCCGGGCGTGGAGGACCGGCGCGGCCGGGCCCCCCTGGCGCCCAGCACGCTGCCCGCCCTGCGCACCCAGCTGCGGCCCTACCAGTTGGCGGCCAAGGAGGCCATGGTCGCCAAGACCCAGGGCGTGGTGGTGATCCCCGCAGGCGGCGGGAAGACCATGGCCGCCATGGCTGCGCTGGTGGAGATCAGGCAGCGCACGTTGGTCCTGGTCCACACGCTGGACCTGAAGGAGCAGTGGGAGGAGGAGCTGGAGGAGCACCTGGGCGTGGTGCCGGGGAAGGCCGCGCCCATCCAGGTGGCCACCGTCCAGACCCTGACCAGGATGCCGACAGAGGCCCTGGGCCGGCACCTGGCTGGGTTCGGTTGCCTCATCCTGGACGAGGGGCATCATGCGCCGGCCAGCACCTTCGACCGGGTGGTGGCCGCCTGCCCGGCCGCTTGGCGCTTGGCGCTGACCGCCACGCCCGAGCGCGAGGATGGGCTGACGCCCAAGCTCCTGCACACCTTTGGCCCCATCCTGCACGA
This genomic window contains:
- a CDS encoding DEAD/DEAH box helicase family protein, which codes for MSAPILVDSLIRIPVRDLAPRTRELLEKALSYPNPAYQQAKARGKQTPREKVDGVWQLVPKCLDGFHVDERGRWCAPRGAVGLLREHLQPWPGVEDRRGRAPLAPSTLPALRTQLRPYQLAAKEAMVAKTQGVVVIPAGGGKTMAAMAALVEIRQRTLVLVHTLDLKEQWEEELEEHLGVVPGKAAPIQVATVQTLTRMPTEALGRHLAGFGCLILDEGHHAPASTFDRVVAACPAAWRLALTATPEREDGLTPKLLHTFGPILH